Proteins from a genomic interval of Apium graveolens cultivar Ventura unplaced genomic scaffold, ASM990537v1 ctg7163, whole genome shotgun sequence:
- the LOC141703879 gene encoding uncharacterized protein LOC141703879, with the protein MDKKALAVMYQGILEEILLALVEKKTSNDAWNAIKIMSLGADIVKAAKSQTLKGEFEALSMKESESLDDFYLKLHCLVTNIRALEEMSIEEVVGSLKAHEERVRGQTDTGAGQGQLLLTEEEWKQRENQEDKLLLTPEEWMKRNNKGGNEYKGNEPARGIRDRSKVRYFNCQGLGHFAAECRKPRRDREMGKEVNLSQIQGDEPALLVAEIENEDKVSILVKEGNVFPKL; encoded by the exons ATGGACAAGAAGGCTTTGGCTGTCATGTACCAAGGCATTCTAGAGGAGATTTTACTCGCTTTGGTTGAGAAGAAAACGTCGAATGATGCTTGGAACGCCATCAAAATAATGAGCTTGGGAGCTGACATAGTAAAGGCAGCAAAGTCTCAAACACTGAAGGGTGAATTCGAAGCCCTGAGCATGAAGGAAAGTGAGTCGCTAGATGATTTCTATTTGAAATTACACTGTCTAGTAACAAACATAAGGGCACTAG AAGAGATGTCAATAGAAGAGGTGGTGGGCTCGTTAAAAGCCCATGAGGAACGTGTTCGAGGCCAAACAGACACAGGGGCAGGCCAAGGACAACTTCTGTTGACTGAAGAGGAATGGAAGCAAAGAGAAAACCAAGAGGATAAATTACTGTTGACTCCTGAAGAATGGATGAAACGAAACAACAAAGGAGGGAACGAGTACAAGGGCAATGAACCAGCTCGTGGGATACGTGACAGGAGCAAAGTACGTTACTTCAATTGCCAGGGACTTGGGCATTTCGCTGCAGAGTGCAGGAAACCTCGTCGTGACAGAGAGATGGGTAAGGAGGTAAACCTGTCACAAATACAAGGAGATGAGCCGGCCTTGTTGGTGGCCGAAATCGAGAATGAGGATAAAGTTAGCATATTGGTAAAGGAAGGAAATGTGTTCCCAAAGCTATGA
- the LOC141703880 gene encoding secreted RxLR effector protein 161-like produces the protein MDQKLQLDKDEGRELVNATEYRCIVGCLRYLTHSLPDITYVVGVVSRFMEQPTVKHKQAVKQILRYIKGTISYGLRYTRNSYRNALSGYIDTDMAGDVVDRRSTGGMYFYLNGNLISWTSQKQRVIALSSCEAEYMAATLAACQSIWLRGLLRKVLRQQVGSVILYIDNKSAIELMKNPVLHGRSKHIDVRLTDEAYNFQSALNLPQVSDVRFTRRYVRCME, from the exons ATGGATCAGAAACTTCAGTTGGACAAGGATGAAGGCAGAGAACTGGTGAATGCTACTGAATATCGATGCATTGTTGGGTGTTTAAGGTATTTAACCCATTCTCTTCCTGATATAACTTATGTTGTGGGTGTCGTTAGCAGATTTATGGAGCAGCCAACAGTCAAACATAAACAAGCGGTGAAGCAAATACTGAGGTATATAAAAGGAACGATAAGCTATGGCCTGAGATATACACGTAATAGCTACAGAAATGCACTATCTGGTTATATAGACACTGACATGGCTGGGGATGTGGTTGACAGGAGAAGCACGGGAGGAATGTACTTCTATCTAAATGGGAATTTGATATCATGGACATCACAAAAACAAAGGGTGATTGCATTATCGTCGTGTGAAGCTGAATACATGGCGGCTACGCTGGCAGCATGTCAGAGCATTTGGTTACGAGGTCTGTTAAGGAAGGTATTGAGACAACAGGTTGGGTCAGTCATATTATACATTGATAATAAGTCTGCAATAGAGCTGATGAAAAATCCTGTTCTGCATGGGAGGAGTAAGCATATAGACGTGAG GTTGACAGATGAAGCTTACAATTTTCAAAGCGCTTTGAACTTGCCTCAAGTTAGTGATGTACGGTTTACAAGAAGATACGTGCGATGTATGGAG